A single Lactuca sativa cultivar Salinas chromosome 8, Lsat_Salinas_v11, whole genome shotgun sequence DNA region contains:
- the LOC111882295 gene encoding uncharacterized protein At5g64816: MVDWWISLVGAAVPALVAGQALRMKNRRAEEQRLKSARGREKSSDDIFVCERVCTSKRMLKKVGAFSKDPNPDTCVTVCGVSELDACADACARTVCVNQHQVPNWNDICLKRCQSECLKLSNTSPLSS, from the coding sequence ATGGTAGATTGGTGGATATCTTTGGTGGGGGCAGCAGTTCCTGCATTGGTGGCAGGTCAAGCTTTAAGAATGAAGAACAGAAGAGCAGAAGAGCAAAGATTGAAGAGTGCTCGAGGTCGTGAAAAAAGTTCTGATGATATATTTGTATGTGAAAGGGTATGCACTTCAAAAAGAATGTTGAAAAAAGTTGGAGCGTTTTCAAAAGATCCAAATCCAGATACATGTGTCACTGTTTGTGGTGTCTCTGAACTCGATGCTTGTGCTGATGCATGTGCAAGAACAGTTTGTGTCAACCAACATCAAGTCCCGAATTGGAATGATATTTGCCTCAAAAGATGCCAAAGTGAGTGTTTAAAGCTTTCAAACACTTCGCCTCTTTCTTCATAA
- the LOC111882292 gene encoding ALBINO3-like protein 1, chloroplastic, with the protein MANLTQIGSSTVLSPFTDSIRFKTINPILRRTQFANLTNHHKPFLRGTTLTVARFGPGQVQFPDPENFKDLIDRAEGIMYTIADAVVSATPDSGITTNVGTKQSNDWLSGITNYMETVLKFLKDGLSTLHVPYSYGFAIILLTVLVKAATFPLSKKQVESAMAMRSLQPQIKAIQERYAGDQERLQLETARLYKLAGINPLAGCLPTLATIPVWIGLYRALSNVADEGLLAEAFFWIPSLAGPTTVAARQSGSGISWLFPFIDGQPPLGWSDTAAYLVLPVLLVVSQYISVQIMQSTQPQSNDPNMKTSQAITKFLPLMIGYFALSVPSGLSLYWLTNNILSSAQQIWLQKMGGANNPAIKKINYEALKEDKPKVEESLLQMQTTSVVKEAPKIEKPDAQGYLPGERFKQLKEQEARKKQQKEAEKAKQISLTKEAIKGDTDTKVNLEKADSDSDSIKSLNGNVTSSDSNQAENTSMEYNSSIEKEKAATCTAENEEKHQDERV; encoded by the exons ATGGCGAATTTGACTCAAATCGGGTCAAGCACAGTGCTTTCCCCATTTACAGACTCCATCAGATTCAAAACCATAAACCCAATTCTCCGAAGAACCCAATTTGCGAATTTAACCAACCATCATAAACCCTTTCTTCGTGGCACCACCCTAACGGTGGCTAGGTTCGGGCCTGGGCAGGTTCAGTTTCCTGACCCGGAAAACTTCAAAGACCTGATTGATAGAGCTGAAGGTATCATGTATACGATTGCTGATGCTGTTGTTTCTGCTACTCCTGATTCTGGTATCACCACGAACGTTGGAACCAAACAGAGCAATGATTGGCTCTCTGGAATCACCAATTACATGGAGACTGTTCTCAAG TTTTTGAAGGATGGTCTCTCTACCCTCCATGTTCCATATTCATATGGTTTTGCTATTATACTCCTTACTGTTCTTGTGAAGGCTGCAACATTTCCTCTGTCAAAAAAGCAG GTGGAATCTGCAATGGCAATGCGATCTTTGCAACCTCAAATAAAAGCTATTCAGGAACGGTATGCTGGTGATCAG GAGCGCCTTCAGCTTGAAACTGCAAGATTGTACAAACTTGCAGGGATAAATCCCTTGGCAG GATGCTTGCCAACCCTAGCCACAATACCCGTTTGGATTGGTCTATATAGAGCCCTATCAAATGTTGCAGATGAG GGACTTCTGGCTGAAGCTTTCTTTTGGATTCCATCCCTTGCTGGCCCCACAACGGTTGCTGCTAGACAAAGTGGCAGTGGCATTTCTTGGCTCTTCCCTTTCATT GATGGTCAGCCTCCACTTGGGTGGTCAGATACAGCTGCATATCTGGTGTTGCCTGTGCTCCTTGTGGTCTCTCAGTACATATCTGTACAGATCATGCAGTCAACACAACCACAG AGCAATGATCCAAATATGAAGACTTCTCAAGCTAtaaccaaattcttgccattgaTGATTGGTTATTTTGCACTTTCAGTGCCTTCTGGTCTAAGCCTTTACtg GCTGACGAACAATATATTAAGTAGTGCACAACAGATATGGCTTCAAAAAATGGGGGGTGCAAATAATCcagcaataaaaaaaattaattatgaaGCTCTTAAAGAAGATAAGCCCAAGGTTGAGGAATCATTGTTGCAAATGCAAACAACATCAGTAGTTAAAGAAGCACCTAAAATAGAGAAGCCTGATGCACAAGGGTATCTCCCTGGAGAGAG atttaaacaattaaaggaaCAAGAAGCAAGGAAGAAACAACAAAAAGAAGCAGAAAAAGCTAAACAGATTTCATTAACAAAGGAAGCCATCAAAGGAGACACAGACACGAAAGTAAATCTTGAAAAAGCTGATTCCGATTCCGATTCCATCAAGTCTCTTAACGGAAATGTTACGTCTTCTGATTCCAATCAAGCTGAGAACACTTCGATGGAATACAATAGCAGCATTGAAAAG GAAAAAGCTGCGACTTGTACAGCAGAAAATGAAGAGAAACATCAAGATGAAAGAGTATGA
- the LOC111882293 gene encoding AP-1 complex subunit mu-2, whose protein sequence is MAGAASALFLLDIKGRVLVWRDYRGDVSAVQAERFFCKLIEKEGEPDAQDPVVYDNGVTYMFVQHNNVYLMTASRQNCNAASLLLFLHRVVDVFKHYFEELEEESLRDNFVVVYELLDEMMDFGYPQYTEAKILSEFIKTDAYRMEVSQRPPMAVTNAVSWRSEGIRYKKNEVFLDVVESVNILVNSNGQIVRSEVVGALKMRTYLSGMPECKLGLNDRVLLEAQGRSTKGKAIDLDDIKFHQCVRLARFENDRTISFVPPDGAFDLMTYRLSTQVKPLIWVEAQIERHSRSRMEITIKARSQFKERSTATNVEIEFPVPADATNPNVRTSMGSAAYAPENDALCWKIKSFPGGKEYMLRAEFRLPSITAEEAVPERKAPIRVKFEIPYFTVSGIQVRYLKIIEKSGYQALPWVRYITMAGEYELRLV, encoded by the exons ATGGCAGGGGCGGCCTCTGCGCTGTTCCTTCTCGACATCAAAGGCCGTGTTCTTGTATGGCGTGACTACCGTGGCGATGTCTCCGCAGTTCAGGCCGAGCGTTTCTTTTGTAAACTGATAGAAAAAGAG GGTGAACCAGATGCTCAAGATCCTGTTGTGTATGATAATGGCGTCACCTATATGTTCGTACAACACAACAATGTATATCTAATGACTGCATCCAGGCAGAACTGTAATGCAGCTAGCCTTCTCCTCTTTCTACACCGTGTAGTTGAT GTATTTAAGCATTACTTTGAGGAGCTAGAGGAGGAATCACTTAGAGATAACTTTGTTGTTGTG TATGAGTTGCTTGATGAAATGATGGACTTTGGTTACCCTCAATACACTGAAGCTAAAATTCTGAGTGAGTTTATCAAGACAGATGCTTACAGGATGGAAGTTTCACAGAGGCCTCCAATGGCTGTGACAAATGCTGTCTCCTGGCGTAGTGAAGGGATACGATACAAAAAGAATGAG GTGTTTTTGGATGTTGTGGAGAGTGTGAATATACTTGTCAACAGCAATGGTCAAATAGTAAGGTCAGAGGTTGTTGGGGCATTGAAGATGCgaacttatttgag TGGTATGCCAGAGTGTAAGCTTGGTTTGAATGATAGAGTATTATTGGAGGCACAAGGAAGATCCACAAAAGGAAAAGCTATCGACTTGGATGACATCAAGTTTCATCA GTGTGTTCGGTTGGCTCGTTTTGAAAATGATCGCACAATTTCATTTGTGCCCCCTGATGGAGCTTTTGACCTCATGACATATCGACTCAGTACTCAG GTAAAGCCTCTGATATGGGTGGAAGCTCAAATCGAAAGGCATTCAAGAAGTCGTATGGAAATAACAATCAAAGCCCGCAGCCAGTTTAAGGAGAGGAG CACTGCAACAAATGTTGAAATTGAATTTCCAGTGCCTGCGGATGCCACTAATCCAAATGTACGGACATCCATGGGATCAGCTGCATATGCACCAGAAAACGATGCCCTTTGCTGGAAAATTAAATCATTTCCAGGTGGCAAG gaATACATGTTGAGAGCGGAATTCAGACTTCCAAGTATAACAGCTGAAGAAGCAGTCCCTGAGAGAAAAGCTCCCATTCGTGTGAAGTTTGAGATACCATATTTCACAGTTTCAGGAATACAG GTGCGTTATCTAAAGATCATTGAGAAAAGTGGATATCAGGCTCTTCCATGGGTGAGATATATAACAATGGCGGGAGAATATGAACTAAGACTTGTGTGA